A genomic stretch from Candidatus Dependentiae bacterium includes:
- a CDS encoding SDR family oxidoreductase, with amino-acid sequence MKNKNILITGAAGFLGSHLCNILSKQNNIVAVDNLYTGRLENIKDLLVNKKITFVKHDVTEKLDLENLDLIFNFACPASPPRYQADPIYTTKTSVFGAINMLDLAKKTGARILQASTSEVYGDPQIHPQTENYRGSVNPIGIRSCYDEGKRCAESLFFDYRRMYNIDIKIVRIFNTYGPNMDPNDGRVVSNFMTQALQNKPITMYGNGNQTRSFCYVDDLIDGILKMMESSSDFIGPVNLGNPIEFDLLDLAKIIIELTNSKSKIIYQNLPADDPSRRKPDISLAKQKLNWDPKIDLKTGLKKTIQYFEKVLKHEGSNCCRGKISRISFGSPT; translated from the coding sequence ATTAAAAATAAAAATATATTAATTACTGGCGCTGCAGGTTTTTTGGGTAGTCATTTATGTAATATTTTATCAAAACAAAATAATATAGTTGCAGTGGATAATTTATACACCGGAAGACTTGAAAATATAAAAGATTTGCTAGTAAATAAAAAAATTACTTTTGTAAAACATGATGTTACTGAAAAATTAGATTTGGAAAATTTGGATCTAATTTTTAATTTTGCTTGTCCTGCATCACCTCCAAGATATCAAGCTGATCCAATATACACAACAAAGACCAGTGTATTTGGTGCAATCAATATGCTTGATTTAGCAAAAAAAACCGGAGCCCGCATTTTGCAGGCATCAACAAGCGAAGTGTATGGCGATCCACAAATTCATCCTCAAACGGAAAATTACAGAGGATCTGTAAATCCCATTGGTATTCGTTCATGCTATGATGAAGGAAAGCGTTGTGCTGAAAGTTTGTTCTTTGATTATAGGCGTATGTATAATATAGATATAAAAATTGTAAGAATTTTTAATACCTATGGACCAAATATGGATCCAAATGATGGTCGTGTTGTAAGTAATTTTATGACTCAAGCTTTACAAAATAAACCAATAACAATGTATGGAAATGGCAATCAAACAAGATCATTCTGTTATGTTGATGATTTAATTGACGGAATTTTAAAAATGATGGAATCAAGTTCAGATTTTATTGGGCCTGTAAATTTGGGAAATCCAATAGAATTTGATTTGTTGGATTTGGCAAAAATTATTATAGAGTTAACAAATAGCAAATCAAAAATTATATATCAAAATTTACCGGCAGATGATCCATCAAGACGTAAACCCGATATAAGTTTGGCTAAACAAAAATTGAATTGGGATCCAAAAATTGATTTAAAAACAGGATTGAAAAAAACAATACAATATTTTGAGAAAGTT